A window from Flavobacterium sp. 83 encodes these proteins:
- a CDS encoding TIGR00730 family Rossman fold protein codes for MRLEDFDNDEDKVIQDRLKRKTWNEIRTNDSWAIFKIMAEFVNGYESMGRIGPCVTIFGSARTKPEDKYYLLAEKIAYKISKAGYGVITGGGPGIMEAGNKGAHLGGGTSVGLNIVLPFEQHYNPYIDGDKNLNFDYFFVRKVMFVKYSQGFVVMPGGFGTMDELFEAMTLIQTKKIAKFPIILVGTSFWSGLIDWIKTVLIEKEGTVSADDLNLFKIVDTEDEVVDVLDKFYKKYDLTPNF; via the coding sequence ATGAGATTAGAAGATTTTGATAATGACGAGGATAAAGTAATCCAAGACCGACTAAAAAGAAAAACCTGGAACGAAATAAGAACTAATGACAGTTGGGCGATTTTTAAAATCATGGCCGAATTTGTGAATGGTTACGAAAGCATGGGACGCATTGGTCCGTGTGTAACCATTTTTGGTTCAGCGAGGACAAAACCGGAAGATAAATATTATCTACTTGCTGAAAAAATTGCCTATAAAATCAGTAAAGCAGGTTATGGTGTGATTACTGGCGGTGGTCCAGGAATTATGGAAGCGGGAAATAAAGGAGCACATCTGGGGGGAGGAACCTCAGTGGGATTGAATATAGTGTTGCCCTTTGAACAACATTATAATCCTTATATTGATGGGGATAAGAACTTGAATTTTGATTATTTCTTTGTTCGGAAAGTAATGTTTGTAAAATATTCCCAAGGTTTTGTTGTGATGCCGGGAGGTTTTGGAACTATGGATGAATTGTTTGAAGCCATGACTTTGATTCAGACGAAAAAGATTGCAAAATTTCCAATAATATTAGTTGGCACCAGCTTTTGGTCCGGATTAATCGATTGGATAAAAACGGTTTTAATAGAAAAAGAAGGCACTGTAAGTGCTGATGATTTGAATTTATTTAAGATTGTCGACACCGAAGATGAAGTGGTCGATGTGTTAGATAAATTCTATAAGAAATATGATTTAACTCCTAATTTTTAA
- a CDS encoding Fic family protein gives MWKIDLNYREEFQTSFERLYEKKQVLQTSRPLPNIALHKIRESLSIEWTYNSNSIEGNTMSLRETQMVIQEGITIKGKSLREHFETHNHDKAIDYLYSIVNDDYNLRSIDILSLHGLVLRSIEDDFAGRIRNGGVRITGANFTPPNANKVPDELDELIDFINTNPLQLNDIELATVFHHKLVWIHPFFDGNGRTVRLAMNLLLMRSGFPPAIILKNDRKKYYEALNQANGGNYQKLTLLMYQSLERTLNIYINALPGNDKEYVAISNLVQEPNMPYGQEYISLLARTGKIDAYKEGRNWLTTREAVEDYMATRKRKR, from the coding sequence ATGTGGAAGATAGACCTAAACTACCGAGAAGAATTTCAAACAAGTTTTGAAAGATTGTATGAAAAAAAGCAAGTTTTGCAAACCAGCAGACCATTGCCAAATATCGCTTTGCATAAAATTAGAGAAAGCCTCTCCATTGAATGGACCTACAACTCTAATAGTATTGAAGGCAATACAATGAGCCTTAGGGAGACACAAATGGTTATTCAAGAAGGCATTACCATTAAAGGGAAATCGCTTCGGGAACATTTTGAAACTCACAATCATGATAAAGCCATTGACTATTTATATTCTATTGTAAATGATGATTATAATTTAAGGAGTATTGATATTTTATCTTTGCACGGATTGGTTTTACGCTCAATCGAAGATGACTTTGCCGGACGTATTCGTAATGGAGGTGTTCGCATTACTGGCGCTAATTTTACCCCACCAAATGCAAATAAAGTTCCTGATGAATTGGATGAACTAATTGATTTCATAAATACAAATCCATTGCAGCTTAATGATATTGAGTTAGCAACCGTTTTTCACCATAAATTGGTTTGGATACATCCTTTCTTTGACGGAAATGGTCGTACGGTACGGTTGGCAATGAATTTATTGCTAATGCGTTCTGGATTTCCGCCTGCTATAATTTTAAAAAATGACAGAAAGAAATACTACGAAGCACTAAATCAAGCTAATGGTGGTAATTATCAAAAATTGACTCTGCTGATGTATCAATCATTGGAACGCACTTTGAATATTTACATTAATGCGTTACCAGGAAATGACAAAGAATATGTAGCAATTTCAAATTTAGTTCAAGAACCTAATATGCCTTACGGCCAAGAATACATCAGTTTATTGGCTAGAACAGGAAAAATTGATGCCTACAAAGAAGGTAGAAACTGGCTTACCACTAGAGAAGCCGTCGAGGATTACATGGCAACAAGAAAAAGAAAACGCTAA
- a CDS encoding endonuclease domain-containing protein, translated as MENNGEITAYINIQPIYRNFIENLPCNIKLKARSRALRKAGVLSEVIFWLQVHKGMFWKIDFDRQRIIGNYIVDFYVKTLGLIIEIDGSSHDNKEEYDQKREDYLVSLGLKVYRISDLRVKHDLNNVMIELENYIIEEFG; from the coding sequence ATGGAAAACAATGGCGAGATAACGGCTTATATAAACATACAGCCTATTTATAGAAATTTCATCGAAAACTTACCCTGCAACATAAAATTAAAAGCTAGATCCCGAGCATTGCGCAAAGCAGGTGTGTTGTCAGAAGTTATCTTTTGGTTGCAAGTGCACAAAGGAATGTTTTGGAAAATAGATTTTGACAGACAAAGAATCATTGGTAATTATATTGTAGATTTTTATGTGAAAACTCTAGGATTGATAATCGAAATTGACGGTTCAAGCCACGACAACAAAGAAGAGTACGATCAAAAAAGAGAAGATTATCTCGTTTCTTTAGGATTAAAGGTTTACAGAATATCTGATTTAAGGGTAAAACATGATTTAAATAATGTGATGATTGAACTAGAGAACTATATTATTGAGGAGTTTGGGTGA
- a CDS encoding DNA alkylation repair protein yields the protein MNFILELENAFTTNKNQESAFAMAKYMKNNFLFFGIKTEERRRIFKEIYKEYKEEITANARAIALELYSKPEREFHYCAIEILIKELKGNYKKNDIQLIEKLILTNSWWDSVDTISKYILGEYLLEFPMETKNVIEHFSKSENMWLNRSAILFQLGYKQKTNTIFLFSECLKQADSKAFFIQKAIGWALREYAKTNPDAVKEFVSKANLKPLSTKEALKNICYP from the coding sequence TTTATACTTGAATTAGAAAACGCTTTCACAACAAACAAAAATCAGGAAAGTGCTTTTGCAATGGCAAAATACATGAAAAATAATTTCCTTTTTTTTGGGATAAAAACTGAGGAACGAAGACGTATTTTTAAGGAGATTTATAAAGAATACAAAGAAGAAATTACAGCAAACGCTAGAGCAATTGCTTTAGAATTGTATTCAAAACCAGAACGAGAATTTCATTATTGTGCTATTGAAATTTTGATAAAAGAGCTCAAAGGAAATTATAAAAAAAATGACATTCAACTGATTGAAAAACTAATACTAACGAACTCTTGGTGGGACAGTGTTGATACAATATCGAAATACATATTAGGTGAATATCTATTAGAATTTCCAATGGAGACCAAAAATGTAATAGAACATTTTTCAAAGTCAGAAAATATGTGGTTGAACCGAAGTGCGATTCTATTTCAATTGGGTTATAAGCAAAAAACAAATACTATTTTTTTATTCTCAGAATGTTTAAAACAAGCTGATTCTAAAGCATTTTTTATTCAAAAGGCTATTGGCTGGGCATTGCGGGAATATGCTAAAACTAATCCGGATGCGGTTAAAGAATTTGTTTCAAAGGCTAATTTAAAACCATTAAGCACAAAAGAAGCGTTAAAAAATATTTGTTACCCTTAA
- the uvrA gene encoding excinuclease ABC subunit UvrA: MLDKDNTIEVQGARVHNLKNIDVSIPREKLVVITGLSGSGKSSLAFDTIYAEGQRRYVETFSAYARQFLGGLERPDVDKIDGLSPVIAIEQKTTSKSPRSTVGTITEIYDFLRLLYARGADAYSYNTGEKMVSYNDEQIKDLIIHDFKGKRINLLAPVIRARKGHYAELFQQIAKQGFLKVRVNGDILDITLGMKLDRYKTHDIEIVVDRMVIDDTPDPRTKDELAKQNEKRLIESINTAMHHGENVLMVLDQDSNEVRFFSRNLMCPTTGISYQNPEPNLFSFNSPKGACDHCNGLGMVNEINTKKIIPNPKLSIKAGGFAPLGEYKSSWIFKQLEIIGEKYGFKLTDAIETIPDEAMEMILNGGKEKFTINSKDLGVAREYKIDFEGISHFIKNQHDESGSTSIKRWAKEFMDEIKCPVCEGSRLKKEALFFKINEKNITELCDMDISDLTAWFLDLDNHLSDKQKRIATEVIKEIKDRLNFLMNVGLDYLALSRSSKSLSGGEAQRIRLATQIGSQLVGVLYILDEPSIGLHQRDNDKLIHSLEQLRDIGNSVIVVEHDKDMIERADYVIDIGPKAGKYGGEIISKGTPAEILKHHTITAMYMNGEMKIEVPKKRREGNGKFLKLTGATGNNLKNVSIELPLGKMICVTGVSGSGKSTLINETLYPILNAYYFNGVKKPQPYKKIEGLEHIDKVIDIDQSPIGRTPRSNPATYTEVFTEIRNLFTMTSESMIRGYKAGRFSFNVKGGRCETCEGSGVRTIEMNFLPDVYVECETCQGKRFNRETLEIRYKGKSISDVLNMTVDEAVPFFEMIPKIYRKVKTIQDVGLGYITLGQQSTTLSGGEAQRIKLAGELSKKDTGNTFYILDEPTTGLHFEDIRVLMEVINKLVDKGNTILIIEHNMDVIKLADYIIDIGPEGGKGGGQLIAKGTPEEIIKIKKSYTAQFLKKELL; the protein is encoded by the coding sequence ATGCTAGACAAAGACAATACCATTGAAGTTCAAGGCGCTCGCGTTCACAACTTAAAAAATATAGATGTTTCCATTCCTCGTGAAAAACTGGTCGTAATTACCGGTCTTTCGGGTTCCGGGAAATCCTCCTTAGCTTTTGATACGATTTATGCCGAAGGGCAACGCCGTTATGTAGAAACTTTTTCTGCTTATGCACGTCAATTTCTAGGTGGATTAGAACGTCCAGATGTCGATAAAATTGACGGACTTTCTCCTGTAATTGCTATCGAACAAAAAACAACCAGTAAAAGTCCGCGTTCCACCGTGGGAACAATTACCGAAATTTATGATTTCCTGCGTTTGCTTTACGCTCGTGGTGCTGACGCCTACAGCTATAATACAGGAGAAAAGATGGTTAGTTATAATGATGAACAAATCAAAGATTTGATAATTCATGATTTCAAAGGAAAACGCATCAATCTTTTGGCTCCGGTTATTCGTGCTCGAAAAGGACATTATGCGGAACTTTTTCAACAAATTGCCAAACAAGGTTTTCTTAAAGTTCGTGTTAATGGCGATATATTGGATATTACTTTAGGAATGAAATTAGACCGTTATAAAACACACGATATCGAAATTGTTGTGGATCGAATGGTGATTGATGATACTCCTGACCCGAGGACGAAGGACGAACTGGCGAAGCAAAATGAAAAACGTTTGATTGAAAGCATCAACACGGCCATGCATCACGGGGAGAATGTATTGATGGTTTTAGATCAAGATTCTAATGAAGTACGATTTTTTAGTAGAAATTTGATGTGTCCTACAACAGGAATTTCATACCAAAATCCAGAGCCGAATTTATTTTCGTTCAACTCGCCAAAAGGCGCTTGTGATCATTGCAACGGTCTAGGAATGGTAAATGAAATCAATACAAAAAAGATTATTCCAAACCCAAAATTGTCTATAAAAGCAGGTGGTTTTGCTCCTTTGGGCGAATACAAATCATCCTGGATTTTTAAGCAATTGGAAATCATAGGCGAAAAATATGGCTTCAAACTGACGGATGCCATAGAAACCATTCCTGATGAAGCAATGGAAATGATTTTGAATGGTGGAAAAGAAAAATTTACCATCAATTCAAAAGATTTAGGCGTTGCCCGTGAATACAAAATTGATTTTGAAGGGATTTCACATTTCATAAAAAATCAACACGATGAAAGTGGTTCCACAAGTATAAAGCGTTGGGCAAAGGAATTCATGGACGAAATAAAATGTCCCGTTTGCGAAGGTTCCCGTTTGAAAAAAGAAGCTTTATTCTTTAAAATCAATGAAAAAAATATTACCGAATTGTGCGATATGGACATTTCGGATTTGACAGCTTGGTTTCTAGATTTAGATAATCATTTATCGGATAAACAGAAACGTATCGCAACTGAAGTAATCAAAGAGATTAAGGATCGATTGAACTTTTTGATGAATGTAGGTTTGGATTATTTGGCTTTAAGCCGAAGCTCCAAATCACTTTCGGGTGGTGAAGCACAACGCATCCGTTTGGCAACACAAATTGGTTCACAGCTAGTTGGTGTTTTGTATATTTTGGATGAGCCAAGTATTGGTTTACACCAAAGAGACAATGACAAATTGATTCATTCACTAGAGCAATTACGCGATATTGGTAACTCGGTAATTGTGGTGGAACATGATAAAGACATGATTGAACGTGCGGATTATGTAATTGACATTGGACCCAAAGCAGGGAAATACGGAGGCGAAATCATCAGCAAAGGAACACCTGCTGAAATTCTGAAACATCATACTATTACAGCAATGTATATGAATGGGGAGATGAAAATCGAGGTTCCAAAAAAACGTCGTGAAGGAAATGGAAAATTCCTGAAACTGACCGGAGCAACAGGAAATAACTTGAAGAATGTTTCGATAGAATTGCCTTTGGGCAAAATGATTTGCGTTACCGGAGTTTCAGGAAGTGGGAAATCAACTTTGATTAATGAAACCCTCTACCCTATTTTGAACGCCTATTATTTCAACGGTGTCAAAAAACCGCAGCCATATAAAAAAATTGAAGGATTGGAACATATCGATAAAGTGATTGATATTGACCAGAGCCCGATTGGAAGAACGCCACGAAGTAATCCGGCAACATACACCGAAGTTTTCACCGAAATCAGAAATCTGTTTACAATGACATCCGAAAGTATGATTCGGGGATATAAAGCAGGTCGATTCAGTTTTAATGTCAAAGGCGGACGCTGTGAAACCTGCGAAGGCTCTGGAGTACGTACAATTGAAATGAACTTTCTACCAGACGTTTATGTGGAATGTGAAACTTGCCAAGGAAAACGTTTTAACAGAGAAACATTGGAAATTCGATACAAAGGAAAATCCATTTCGGATGTTTTGAATATGACTGTAGATGAAGCGGTTCCGTTTTTTGAAATGATTCCGAAGATTTACAGAAAAGTAAAAACCATTCAGGATGTTGGTTTAGGATATATTACACTTGGCCAACAAAGCACGACCCTTTCTGGCGGTGAAGCACAACGAATTAAACTGGCAGGAGAATTATCCAAAAAAGATACCGGAAACACGTTTTATATTTTGGACGAACCCACAACTGGATTGCATTTTGAAGACATTAGAGTGTTGATGGAAGTAATTAACAAACTGGTTGATAAAGGAAATACGATTTTGATTATCGAGCATAATATGGATGTAATTAAACTGGCTGATTACATTATTGACATTGGACCTGAAGGAGGAAAAGGAGGCGGACAACTTATTGCGAAAGGAACTCCAGAAGAAATTATAAAAATTAAGAAGAGTTATACGGCGCAGTTTTTGAAAAAAGAGTTACTTTAA
- a CDS encoding chloride channel protein, translating into MFKKYLSKLEIIIAFAQSMLTPKQFIFLSSVLVGISSAFAVIVLKTFAHWVFSFATYVSGILKLGFINSILPIIGILLTVFVVKRVLSGTIEKGTSQILYAVAKKASIIPKKQMYAQIVTSSLTVGLGGSAGLESPIVITGAAFGSNYAQKYKLSYKDRTLLIGCGVAAGIAAAFNAPIAGVLFAIEVLLVDVSISAFTPIMIAAATGALVSVIALDETILLSFKQQETFNYHNIPFYVLLGLFTGLISVYYSRNFERVEHFFERLKFSAYKKAFFGASVLAILIFIFPTLFGEGYESIKTLSEHDPGQLMENTLFNGFRNNSWALLAFVGVTMMVKVFATGITLGCGGNGGNFAPSLFLGSYVGFFFSKFLNLTGLTKLPISNFTMVGMAGILSGLFHAPLTAIFLIAEITGGYNLMIPLMIVASISFAISKRFEKHSMDVKNLAKKGHAFTSNKDTNVLSTLDINKIIQTDYLTVSPDENLEKLVDLISHSNQVIFAVVDKDQKMVGIVHFNTIREIIFNPYRVKYTLIKEVMIPPIEIISPEDSMETVMDKFEKAKVVFLPVIKEGKYYGFISKSIALEAYRAKLKSMTIE; encoded by the coding sequence ATGTTCAAAAAATATCTCTCAAAATTAGAAATAATAATTGCTTTTGCGCAATCTATGTTAACGCCAAAGCAGTTTATCTTTTTATCCTCGGTTTTAGTTGGTATTTCATCCGCGTTTGCAGTAATTGTTTTAAAAACATTTGCCCATTGGGTATTTTCGTTTGCCACCTATGTAAGTGGAATTTTGAAATTAGGTTTCATAAATAGTATTTTACCAATTATTGGAATTTTATTGACCGTTTTTGTAGTAAAGAGAGTCTTAAGCGGAACAATTGAAAAAGGAACATCCCAAATTTTATATGCTGTTGCCAAAAAAGCAAGTATTATTCCAAAAAAACAAATGTATGCCCAAATCGTAACCAGTTCCCTAACGGTTGGTTTAGGAGGTTCCGCAGGTTTAGAAAGTCCTATTGTAATTACGGGTGCCGCATTTGGTTCTAATTATGCTCAAAAATATAAATTAAGCTATAAAGACCGAACACTTCTTATTGGTTGTGGTGTTGCAGCTGGTATTGCCGCCGCATTTAATGCTCCTATTGCTGGAGTTTTATTTGCCATTGAAGTTTTGTTGGTTGACGTTAGTATTTCAGCATTTACACCCATTATGATTGCCGCAGCTACTGGTGCTTTGGTTTCTGTTATAGCTTTAGATGAGACCATTTTGTTATCTTTTAAACAACAAGAAACTTTTAACTATCATAATATTCCTTTTTATGTTCTTTTAGGATTATTTACTGGATTAATTTCTGTTTATTATTCTCGAAATTTTGAGCGAGTTGAACATTTTTTTGAACGACTAAAATTTTCAGCTTATAAAAAAGCATTCTTTGGAGCTTCAGTTTTAGCGATTCTAATTTTTATTTTTCCCACACTTTTTGGAGAAGGATATGAAAGTATAAAAACATTATCAGAGCATGATCCTGGCCAGTTAATGGAAAACACACTGTTTAATGGATTTAGAAATAACAGTTGGGCACTCTTAGCTTTTGTTGGTGTTACAATGATGGTAAAAGTTTTTGCTACAGGAATTACGCTGGGTTGCGGTGGTAATGGAGGTAACTTTGCTCCTTCCCTATTTTTAGGCTCTTATGTTGGGTTTTTCTTTTCTAAATTTCTAAATCTAACAGGATTAACAAAACTACCAATCAGTAATTTTACTATGGTAGGAATGGCAGGAATATTAAGTGGGTTGTTTCATGCGCCCTTAACCGCCATTTTCTTAATTGCTGAAATTACCGGAGGTTATAACTTGATGATTCCTCTAATGATTGTTGCTTCTATCAGTTTTGCCATTTCTAAACGATTTGAAAAACATTCCATGGATGTGAAAAATTTAGCCAAAAAAGGACATGCTTTCACTAGCAATAAAGACACCAATGTACTATCAACATTAGATATTAATAAAATCATACAAACGGATTATTTAACCGTTTCCCCCGATGAAAATCTGGAAAAATTAGTTGATTTAATTTCTCATTCCAATCAGGTTATTTTTGCTGTCGTAGATAAAGACCAGAAAATGGTAGGAATCGTGCATTTTAATACCATCAGAGAGATTATTTTCAACCCTTATCGTGTCAAATATACTTTGATAAAAGAAGTTATGATTCCGCCTATAGAAATAATATCCCCCGAGGATAGTATGGAAACTGTAATGGATAAATTTGAAAAAGCTAAAGTTGTTTTTCTACCGGTAATCAAAGAGGGCAAATATTATGGTTTTATTTCTAAATCTATTGCTCTTGAAGCCTATAGAGCCAAACTAAAATCAATGACAATTGAATAA